In Candidatus Saccharimonadales bacterium, one DNA window encodes the following:
- the pnp gene encoding polyribonucleotide nucleotidyltransferase — MTTINPSGKYIISVSTELAGRTLTLEVNRVGFRTSASVLVRYGETVVLGTAMVGKKPLSGMDYFPLSIDYEEKFYASGKISGSRFIKREGRPSDEAILIGRLIDRPIRPLFPKGYRQEVQNVATVLSMDPTFRPDMVAMIAASSALMLTGAPFDGPVAGLRVARVNGEFKAFASNEERAKSDLDIVVAGIKSGITMVEAGADEVSEETVAQALAWAHEQLQPAIDLQLELAKKVGVEPLPYELVLPEDSFQTIVDEWVEGKLGEDLRKPYPERNELVSVLRNEFHAAMVEKFGADDYKILHSEYDEAFTMALHKDVRRGIVEHNLRPDGRKLEEIRQLSSEVGLLPRAHGSSLFTRGVTQGMNIVTLAPLSYAQMVDSMEQNDFERRYMHHYNAPGYTVGEVRRLGSAGRREIGHGYLAERAVLPMLPSEEDFPYAIRSVTEIMSQNGSTSMAATCSSVLALMDAGVPLKRPVSGIAMGLMMDGHTPYVLSDIADAEDFAGDMDFKVTGTSEGITAIQMDMKVHGLPVEILEKALQASKPGRAHILKHMLETLAAPRGALSQYAPRIEKIKINPDKIGAVIGKGGEVINKITAETGAQIDIKDDGLITVAAVDTASIEKALNWIKALTEEPEVGRIYEGKVVTIKDFGAFVNILPGIDGMLHISELSNERVERVEDVLQEGQILNVKLTGIDDRGRLSLSIRDIEQS, encoded by the coding sequence ATGACAACAATCAACCCTAGTGGCAAGTATATTATTAGCGTTAGCACCGAGCTAGCAGGACGTACGCTCACGTTAGAAGTTAATCGTGTGGGATTCCGCACAAGCGCATCTGTGCTCGTTAGATACGGCGAAACCGTCGTTTTAGGTACTGCAATGGTAGGGAAGAAACCACTGAGCGGTATGGATTATTTCCCACTTTCAATCGATTATGAGGAAAAATTTTATGCAAGCGGTAAAATTAGTGGTAGCCGTTTTATTAAGCGAGAGGGTCGGCCTAGCGACGAAGCGATACTTATTGGTCGCTTGATTGATCGTCCTATTCGTCCTTTGTTTCCAAAAGGCTATCGCCAGGAAGTTCAAAACGTAGCGACTGTTTTATCTATGGATCCAACATTCCGCCCTGATATGGTAGCTATGATTGCCGCCAGTAGCGCACTTATGTTAACAGGCGCACCGTTCGATGGTCCTGTTGCTGGGCTAAGGGTTGCTCGTGTTAATGGTGAGTTTAAAGCATTTGCAAGCAATGAAGAACGTGCTAAAAGCGATCTGGATATAGTTGTAGCAGGTATTAAAAGTGGTATTACTATGGTTGAAGCTGGTGCTGACGAAGTATCTGAAGAGACGGTAGCTCAGGCACTTGCCTGGGCGCATGAGCAACTGCAGCCGGCAATCGACTTGCAGCTCGAACTAGCTAAAAAAGTTGGTGTTGAGCCGCTACCTTACGAACTAGTGCTTCCTGAAGATAGTTTCCAAACTATCGTAGATGAGTGGGTTGAGGGAAAGCTAGGTGAAGACCTTAGAAAGCCATATCCTGAACGTAATGAACTTGTATCAGTTTTACGCAATGAATTCCATGCCGCCATGGTTGAGAAGTTTGGTGCGGATGACTATAAGATCCTTCATAGTGAATATGACGAAGCATTTACGATGGCACTACACAAAGATGTGCGCCGAGGAATTGTTGAGCACAACCTTCGTCCAGATGGTCGTAAACTCGAGGAGATACGTCAACTAAGTTCAGAAGTGGGCTTGCTACCTCGTGCGCATGGTTCATCACTATTTACGCGTGGAGTTACTCAGGGCATGAATATCGTTACGCTCGCCCCACTAAGCTACGCGCAGATGGTTGATAGTATGGAACAAAACGATTTTGAACGTCGTTACATGCACCATTACAATGCGCCAGGCTACACAGTTGGTGAAGTTCGTCGACTTGGATCAGCCGGTCGTCGTGAAATCGGTCATGGTTATCTCGCAGAAAGAGCTGTTTTGCCGATGCTTCCGTCTGAAGAAGATTTCCCATATGCCATCCGAAGCGTCACTGAGATTATGAGCCAAAATGGATCAACTTCCATGGCCGCTACATGTAGCTCAGTACTAGCCCTTATGGATGCTGGTGTCCCTCTTAAGCGACCCGTATCCGGTATTGCAATGGGGCTTATGATGGACGGTCATACGCCATATGTTTTGTCGGATATTGCTGACGCTGAAGATTTTGCAGGTGATATGGACTTTAAGGTTACGGGTACATCTGAAGGTATTACCGCAATCCAAATGGATATGAAAGTTCACGGTCTACCTGTTGAAATCCTTGAAAAAGCACTCCAGGCTTCAAAACCAGGCCGTGCACATATTTTGAAGCACATGCTTGAAACACTTGCTGCCCCTCGCGGAGCACTTTCTCAGTACGCACCACGTATTGAAAAGATAAAAATTAACCCAGACAAGATCGGTGCAGTCATTGGTAAAGGTGGAGAGGTTATCAATAAGATTACCGCTGAAACTGGTGCTCAGATCGATATTAAAGACGACGGACTTATTACTGTTGCAGCTGTTGATACTGCGAGTATCGAGAAAGCACTTAACTGGATTAAAGCCCTCACTGAGGAGCCAGAAGTCGGGCGTATTTACGAAGGTAAAGTTGTAACTATTAAAGATTTTGGTGCATTTGTGAACATTTTGCCAGGCATTGACGGTATGTTGCATATTAGTGAATTATCAAATGAACGAGTTGAGCGTGTTGAAGACGTTCTTCAAGAGGGTCAAATCCTTAATGTTAAATTGACAGGAATTGATGATCGTGGACGCTTGAGCCTCTCCATTCGAGACATCGAACAGTCTTAA
- the truB gene encoding tRNA pseudouridine(55) synthase TruB encodes MMTDGTVLIDKPSHMTSFGVVARVRRVLTQNAGKKIKVGHTGTLDPFATGLMILVIGKECKNAGSYSKLDKTYEATIRLGISSSTGDPEGNLTEVSDIIPTEKHVIEALRGFEGEIQQTPPTFSAIKINGQRAYKLARAGEVVEMPVRTVTVYSIELVEYNYPYVRINTHVSSGTYIRTLAEDIGGVLKTGAYCTELRRTSISSWTLAQAQTLQEFGVTDDKPVEKS; translated from the coding sequence ATGATGACAGACGGTACGGTACTCATTGATAAACCATCACATATGACCAGTTTTGGTGTTGTTGCACGTGTTCGACGTGTTCTCACGCAGAATGCTGGTAAAAAAATAAAAGTGGGGCACACAGGAACTCTTGATCCTTTTGCAACAGGACTTATGATTCTTGTAATTGGTAAGGAGTGTAAAAATGCTGGTAGCTACTCTAAGCTCGACAAGACTTATGAGGCTACGATTCGCCTAGGCATCTCTAGTTCGACTGGTGACCCAGAAGGTAATCTGACAGAAGTATCTGACATCATTCCGACTGAAAAGCATGTTATAGAGGCTTTGAGAGGCTTTGAAGGTGAGATTCAACAGACTCCGCCTACCTTTTCTGCAATTAAGATTAATGGGCAGAGGGCATATAAACTTGCAAGAGCAGGTGAGGTAGTTGAAATGCCAGTTCGCACAGTGACTGTTTATTCTATTGAGCTTGTTGAATACAACTATCCGTATGTAAGGATTAATACGCACGTTAGCAGCGGTACATATATTAGAACCCTAGCTGAGGATATTGGTGGCGTTCTCAAAACCGGCGCTTACTGCACCGAGCTTCGGCGGACTTCAATTAGTTCATGGACACTTGCCCAAGCTCAGACATTACAGGAATTTGGCGTCACCGATGATAAACCTGTTGAAAAGTCCTAG
- a CDS encoding GGDEF domain-containing protein, with amino-acid sequence MSQTQKEKNLFRPGIDQIPDEFVVGEHYPAPAFFGESRIALSALRLKIEKEREDARHDAKFPSFLNAKEWNKDIEKRISEGTEFGVIFIDFDSFNLVNNTLGHGEGDMLIESFGQMLEKHFRRNTDRLGKVSTDEEPTLIARYGGDEFGITTDLPLDRRREGETASDQMDKELQYFNALSDDFINSRVNSGRLRELGFGISAGAIIYSPSHPESPAQVKDRADRAMYEAKAKNKQGTLSR; translated from the coding sequence ATGTCTCAAACACAAAAAGAAAAAAACTTATTTCGCCCAGGTATCGACCAAATTCCAGATGAATTTGTCGTGGGTGAACATTACCCAGCTCCAGCTTTTTTCGGCGAGAGTCGTATTGCCTTAAGCGCACTTAGACTTAAGATAGAAAAAGAAAGAGAAGATGCCCGTCATGACGCTAAATTCCCAAGCTTTCTTAATGCAAAAGAGTGGAATAAAGATATAGAGAAAAGAATTAGCGAAGGGACTGAGTTTGGTGTGATCTTTATCGACTTTGATTCATTCAACTTGGTGAATAATACTTTAGGACATGGCGAAGGTGACATGTTGATTGAAAGTTTTGGACAAATGCTTGAGAAGCATTTTCGTCGAAATACCGATAGACTTGGAAAAGTAAGTACTGATGAAGAGCCGACATTGATTGCACGATATGGTGGAGACGAGTTTGGAATAACAACTGACTTGCCACTTGATCGCAGACGAGAAGGAGAGACGGCATCAGATCAGATGGATAAGGAATTACAGTACTTTAATGCATTGTCTGATGATTTTATAAATTCTAGAGTTAATAGTGGGCGATTACGAGAGCTTGGATTTGGAATTTCTGCTGGCGCGATAATATACAGCCCAAGTCATCCGGAATCTCCCGCTCAGGTTAAGGACCGCGCGGATAGAGCGATGTACGAAGCAAAAGCAAAAAATAAACAGGGTACATTGTCACGCTGA
- the rpsO gene encoding 30S ribosomal protein S15: MITAENKAKALALTQTHKKDVGSAQAQSSVLTSRIKEITEHLQTNKHDHMARRGLIQMVGRRKRLLKYLEANDFDGYKATVAALGLRK; the protein is encoded by the coding sequence ATGATTACTGCAGAAAATAAAGCCAAGGCACTTGCTTTGACACAGACTCATAAAAAAGACGTTGGTTCCGCTCAAGCGCAATCATCTGTTTTGACGTCTCGTATCAAAGAGATTACCGAGCATCTTCAGACAAACAAGCACGACCACATGGCTCGTCGCGGTTTGATCCAGATGGTTGGTCGTCGTAAAAGACTGCTAAAATACCTCGAAGCAAATGACTTTGATGGTTATAAAGCAACAGTTGCCGCCCTAGGACTCCGCAAGTAA